Proteins co-encoded in one Opitutus terrae PB90-1 genomic window:
- a CDS encoding aldo/keto reductase, protein MKMRIFGGTGRSVGEVGLGTWQLGGGWGNVTEEAARETMRAAVDAGTTVFDTADVYGDGRSESLIGRFLKDTRAPIYVATKLGRFGSPGWPGNFTRDAIRTHTEASLKRLGVEAIDLTQLHCIPFDVLKRGDVFDHLRELKQEGKIRDFGVSVESMEEALFCAQQPGVAALQIIFNVLRQKPVHVLFAEARRRRIALLVRLPLASGLLGGKMTKATTFAADDHRNFNRDGKMFNVGETFGGLPFTKGVDLAEALKSFVPAGMTLPEMALRWCLDFEAVSVIIPGARNPEQARGNARASDLPPLSPALHAQLGDFYLREVEPHIRGPY, encoded by the coding sequence ATGAAGATGCGCATTTTCGGCGGGACCGGTCGCAGCGTGGGCGAAGTGGGACTCGGCACGTGGCAACTCGGCGGCGGCTGGGGCAACGTAACCGAGGAGGCGGCGAGGGAGACCATGCGCGCGGCGGTGGACGCCGGCACCACGGTTTTCGATACCGCCGATGTGTATGGCGACGGCCGCAGCGAATCACTCATCGGCCGATTCCTGAAGGACACACGCGCGCCGATCTACGTGGCGACCAAGCTGGGCCGGTTCGGCTCACCGGGCTGGCCGGGCAATTTCACGCGGGACGCGATCCGGACGCACACGGAGGCATCGCTCAAGCGGCTCGGGGTCGAGGCGATCGATCTCACCCAGCTGCACTGCATCCCCTTCGACGTGCTGAAGCGCGGGGACGTGTTCGACCATCTCCGCGAGCTGAAGCAGGAGGGCAAGATTCGGGATTTCGGCGTGAGCGTCGAGTCGATGGAGGAGGCGCTCTTTTGTGCGCAGCAGCCCGGGGTGGCCGCGCTCCAAATCATTTTCAACGTGCTGCGTCAGAAGCCGGTGCACGTGCTGTTCGCCGAGGCCCGCCGCCGCCGGATCGCCCTCCTCGTGCGGCTGCCGCTGGCGAGCGGATTGCTCGGCGGCAAGATGACCAAGGCGACCACCTTCGCGGCCGATGACCACCGGAATTTCAATCGGGACGGCAAGATGTTCAATGTGGGCGAGACGTTCGGCGGATTGCCGTTCACGAAAGGCGTCGATCTGGCGGAGGCGTTGAAATCGTTCGTGCCCGCGGGGATGACCCTGCCGGAAATGGCGCTGCGCTGGTGCCTCGATTTCGAGGCGGTGAGCGTAATCATCCCGGGCGCGCGCAATCCCGAGCAGGCGCGCGGCAATGCGCGGGCGTCGGATCTGCCCCCCTTGTCGCCCGCGCTCCACGCGCAGCTCGGCGATTTCTACCTGCGCGAAGTCGAGCCGCACATCCGCGGCCCGTATTGA
- the gdhA gene encoding NADP-specific glutamate dehydrogenase, which translates to MNEYIAEVLDLVARRNAGELEFLQAAREVLESLGPVIERHKKYRDNRILERIVEPERQLMFRIAWQDDAGRVQVNRGFRVQFNSAIGPYKGGLRFHPSVNLGILKFLGFEQIFKNALTTLPMGGGKGGSDFDPKGKSDNEVMRFCQSFMTELYRHIGADTDVPAGDIGVGGREVGYLFGQYKRLSNEFTGVFTGKGLKWGGSLIRPEATGYGAVYFAEEMLKTRKEALAGKICTVSGSGNVAQFTIEKLNQLGAKAVTLSDSDGSIHDPAGISAEKLAWVMDLKNNRRGRIKEYVEKFKGSSYLAGQRPWGVKCDCAFPSATQNEIDTNDAQTLLKNGCKLVSEGANMPSTPEAVHAYHAAKILYGPGKAANAGGVATSGLEMSQNSMRMSWSREEVDQKLHTIMINIHENCRATAEEYGASGNYVLGANIAGFTKVADSMLAQGLV; encoded by the coding sequence ATGAACGAATACATTGCTGAGGTTCTAGATCTGGTGGCACGCCGGAACGCCGGTGAGCTCGAGTTTCTCCAAGCGGCACGCGAGGTACTCGAGTCACTCGGCCCAGTAATCGAACGACACAAGAAATACCGCGATAACCGCATCCTGGAGCGGATCGTCGAGCCCGAGCGGCAACTCATGTTCCGCATCGCGTGGCAGGACGACGCCGGCCGGGTGCAGGTGAATCGCGGCTTCCGCGTGCAGTTCAACAGCGCGATCGGCCCCTACAAGGGCGGTCTGCGCTTTCATCCCAGCGTCAATCTCGGCATTCTGAAGTTCCTCGGTTTCGAGCAGATCTTCAAGAATGCCCTGACTACGCTCCCCATGGGCGGTGGCAAAGGTGGCTCCGACTTCGACCCGAAGGGCAAGTCGGACAACGAAGTCATGCGCTTCTGCCAGAGCTTCATGACGGAGCTCTATCGCCATATCGGCGCCGACACCGACGTCCCCGCAGGGGACATTGGCGTGGGCGGCCGGGAGGTCGGCTATTTGTTTGGCCAATACAAGCGGCTGAGCAACGAGTTCACCGGCGTGTTCACCGGCAAGGGCCTGAAGTGGGGCGGCTCGCTGATCCGGCCGGAAGCGACCGGCTACGGCGCGGTCTACTTCGCCGAGGAGATGCTCAAGACCCGCAAGGAAGCCCTCGCGGGCAAGATCTGCACCGTCTCCGGTTCGGGCAACGTCGCCCAGTTCACCATCGAGAAACTGAATCAGCTCGGCGCCAAGGCCGTGACGCTGTCCGACTCCGATGGCTCGATCCACGATCCCGCCGGCATCTCGGCCGAGAAGCTCGCGTGGGTCATGGACCTGAAGAACAACCGTCGCGGCCGCATCAAGGAATACGTGGAGAAGTTCAAGGGCAGCAGCTACCTCGCGGGCCAGCGGCCGTGGGGCGTGAAGTGCGACTGCGCCTTCCCGAGCGCCACGCAAAACGAGATCGACACGAACGACGCGCAGACGCTGCTGAAGAACGGCTGCAAGCTCGTATCCGAGGGCGCCAACATGCCTTCGACGCCCGAAGCGGTGCACGCCTACCACGCGGCGAAGATTCTCTACGGTCCGGGCAAGGCCGCCAACGCCGGCGGCGTCGCCACGTCGGGCCTCGAGATGTCGCAGAATTCGATGCGGATGAGTTGGTCGCGTGAGGAAGTCGACCAGAAGCTCCACACGATCATGATCAACATCCACGAGAACTGCCGCGCCACGGCCGAGGAATACGGCGCGTCCGGCAACTACGTTCTCGGCGCCAACATCGCCGGCTTCACCAAGGTCGCCGACTCGATGCTCGCGCAGGGTCTGGTCTGA
- a CDS encoding PEP/pyruvate-binding domain-containing protein, with protein sequence MSAPTAPLPATVTTGLLGLDRVLHGIEPGDNIVWEVDSIEEYHELVRPYAAAAKAAGRHLIYFRFATHEPMLTEDSGAEIHQFDCTKGFETFVRQIHGVIEQAGRGAIYVFDCLSHIADTWMSDQTLGNFFSLTCPRLWDLETVTYFALYRDHHSGYAIDVIRETTQFMLDVFRLDLRLYIRPLKVQHRSQEVMNTIHVQHGSEFLPVRDSAVLAQILSRTQWPRLQSDRKVGHWRRLFQEAEQVAQAIAQGSCTQERHDEIMRRIRYALRVHRSGIAPLVERFLTLPDFLAIRDRMIGIGSVGGKTLGMLVARAILRARDPDLASRLEVHDSFFVGAEVFISYLVQNGVWWLREQQKKSDTFLRGLDEGRRLILGGRFPAPIMEQFQGMLDYFGESPYIVRSSSILEDARGNAFSGKYESVFVANRGSREDRMAALLEAVRRVYASVLDEEALRYRLRRGLLESEERMALLIMRVSGAPHGRYYYPQAAGVALSYNPFVWHPDIDPHAGMLRLVFGLGTRAVDRCDDDYTRLVALNAPERRPETNFEEVRDHSQRRMDCLDLRSGTFVSLPLGDVLAERPEFQVDYYLTNTEPEGYPCITFDRLIKETQVAADLRRMLALLEEAYEHPVDTEFTLNFLNDGTYRIHLLQCRTFQVRRENVNMVLTTHATQNRLLAAHGAVIGVSREQRLSRIIYVVQDTYAQLGERERYAVARLIGRLNQQHPEDDRGLMLIGPGRWGTHSPSLGIPVVFAEISRASVICEVVAMHERLIPDVSLGTHFFNDLVEHDMLYLAYFPKKTNNSLDVDWFRNAPSRLLELEPSASQMADIVRVIDCDSMGGHVWLRADATAQEAIVFRTDASLSTAQDPARTPGPQDVAW encoded by the coding sequence ATGTCTGCTCCCACTGCGCCTCTGCCTGCCACCGTCACCACCGGGCTGCTCGGTCTCGATCGCGTGCTTCACGGCATCGAACCCGGCGACAACATCGTCTGGGAGGTCGACTCGATCGAGGAGTACCACGAGCTGGTGCGGCCGTATGCCGCCGCGGCCAAGGCGGCGGGCCGGCATTTGATCTACTTCCGCTTCGCGACGCACGAGCCGATGCTGACGGAGGATTCCGGCGCGGAGATCCACCAGTTCGACTGCACCAAGGGGTTTGAAACGTTCGTCCGCCAGATTCACGGCGTGATCGAGCAGGCCGGCCGGGGCGCGATCTACGTTTTCGACTGTCTGTCGCACATCGCGGACACGTGGATGTCGGACCAGACTCTGGGCAATTTCTTCTCGCTCACCTGCCCGCGTCTCTGGGATCTGGAGACGGTCACCTATTTCGCGCTTTATCGCGATCACCACTCCGGTTACGCGATCGACGTCATCCGCGAGACGACGCAGTTCATGCTCGACGTGTTCCGGCTCGACCTGCGGCTCTACATCCGGCCGCTGAAAGTGCAGCACCGCTCCCAGGAGGTGATGAACACCATCCACGTGCAGCACGGCAGCGAGTTTCTGCCGGTGCGGGACAGCGCAGTCCTCGCACAGATCCTCTCGCGCACGCAGTGGCCGCGGCTGCAGAGCGATCGCAAGGTCGGCCATTGGCGCCGGCTGTTCCAGGAGGCGGAGCAGGTCGCGCAGGCGATCGCCCAGGGCAGCTGCACACAGGAGCGCCACGACGAGATCATGCGGCGGATTCGCTACGCGCTGCGCGTGCATCGCTCCGGCATCGCCCCGCTGGTCGAGCGGTTTCTCACGCTGCCGGACTTCCTCGCGATCCGCGACCGGATGATCGGCATCGGTTCGGTCGGCGGTAAAACGCTCGGGATGCTCGTCGCGCGGGCGATCCTGCGCGCGCGGGATCCGGACCTGGCCTCGCGGCTCGAAGTGCACGATTCGTTCTTCGTCGGGGCCGAGGTGTTCATCTCGTACCTCGTGCAGAACGGCGTGTGGTGGCTGCGGGAACAGCAGAAGAAATCCGATACGTTCCTGCGCGGGCTCGACGAAGGCCGCCGGCTGATTCTCGGCGGCCGTTTTCCCGCGCCCATCATGGAGCAATTCCAGGGCATGTTGGATTACTTCGGTGAGTCGCCCTACATCGTGCGTTCCAGCTCGATCCTCGAAGACGCCCGCGGCAACGCGTTTTCGGGCAAATACGAGAGCGTCTTCGTCGCCAACCGCGGCTCGCGCGAGGACCGGATGGCCGCGTTGCTCGAGGCGGTGCGCCGCGTCTACGCCAGCGTGCTCGATGAGGAAGCGCTGCGCTACCGGCTGCGGCGCGGTTTGCTCGAGAGCGAGGAGCGGATGGCGCTCCTGATCATGCGCGTGTCCGGCGCGCCGCACGGCCGGTACTACTATCCGCAGGCGGCCGGCGTGGCGCTCTCCTACAATCCGTTCGTGTGGCATCCCGACATCGATCCGCACGCCGGCATGCTGCGACTGGTGTTCGGTCTCGGTACACGGGCGGTCGACCGGTGCGACGATGACTATACGCGACTCGTGGCACTGAACGCGCCCGAGCGGCGCCCCGAGACAAACTTCGAAGAGGTGCGCGATCACTCGCAGCGGCGGATGGATTGTCTCGACCTGCGCTCGGGCACCTTCGTCTCGCTGCCGCTTGGCGACGTGCTCGCAGAGCGGCCGGAGTTCCAGGTCGACTACTATCTCACGAACACGGAGCCGGAGGGCTATCCCTGCATCACGTTCGACCGGTTGATCAAGGAGACGCAGGTGGCGGCGGATCTGCGACGGATGCTGGCCCTGCTGGAGGAAGCCTACGAGCACCCGGTCGACACGGAGTTCACATTGAATTTTCTCAACGACGGCACGTATCGGATCCACCTGTTGCAGTGCCGGACGTTCCAGGTTCGTCGCGAGAACGTGAACATGGTGCTGACCACGCACGCGACGCAGAACCGGCTGCTCGCGGCGCATGGCGCCGTGATCGGAGTCAGTCGCGAGCAGCGACTCAGCCGGATCATCTACGTCGTGCAGGACACCTACGCGCAGCTCGGCGAACGCGAGCGGTATGCCGTGGCGCGGCTAATCGGCCGGCTCAACCAGCAGCACCCGGAGGACGATCGCGGGTTGATGCTGATCGGGCCCGGCCGCTGGGGCACGCACAGCCCATCGCTCGGCATTCCGGTGGTGTTCGCGGAAATCAGCCGCGCATCGGTGATCTGCGAAGTCGTCGCGATGCACGAGCGATTGATCCCGGACGTGTCGCTCGGCACGCATTTCTTCAATGATCTGGTCGAGCACGACATGCTCTATCTCGCCTACTTCCCCAAGAAGACGAACAACTCGCTCGACGTGGACTGGTTCCGCAACGCGCCCAGCCGGCTGCTGGAGCTGGAGCCGAGCGCCAGTCAGATGGCGGATATCGTGCGAGTGATCGATTGCGACTCGATGGGCGGGCACGTCTGGCTGCGCGCGGACGCCACCGCGCAGGAAGCGATCGTATTTCGCACCGATGCCAGCCTGAGCACGGCGCAGGATCCCGCTCGCACGCCCGGACCGCAGGACGTGGCGTGGTGA
- a CDS encoding ATP-binding protein has product MNVLLPPNRRILLVDDNLAIHDDFRRILMPTSSASTLDAEAASLFGAAADVAPSESVTFQLDYAQQGQEACEKAAAAVAAGCPYALAFVDMRMPPGWDGLTTIAKLWEIDPEVQVVICTAYSDRSWNEIQAALTARDRWLVLKKPFDKVEVLQLAQALTEKWHLTRLSRLQLATLEKHVAVRTDQLRHAVQVKNEFLANITHELLTPLHGIMGSLALMSEDALNADQASSLADVRTCAESLNRLLQQIVAFNQAEAGTLALDPLPCSPGDLLTPVANAYRARARLKGIALRTQVAPSLPAVLRAPAPVIRQILTALTDNALKFTECGAITMHVGGEPDLLCFTVEDTGIGMTAEQLSWVGLPFAQVDGGLARRQPGIGLGLPLAKRLATSLGGELTLSSQPGRGTTATFTARAAPLQSTAPALEAAR; this is encoded by the coding sequence ATGAACGTCCTGCTGCCACCGAACCGGCGCATCCTGCTCGTCGACGACAATCTGGCGATTCACGACGATTTTCGGCGGATTCTCATGCCGACGAGTTCCGCCAGCACGCTGGATGCCGAGGCCGCCTCGCTGTTCGGGGCCGCTGCGGACGTCGCTCCGAGCGAGTCCGTCACGTTCCAACTTGACTACGCCCAACAGGGCCAGGAGGCCTGCGAGAAAGCCGCGGCCGCTGTCGCTGCCGGCTGTCCCTACGCGCTCGCTTTCGTCGACATGCGCATGCCGCCGGGCTGGGATGGGCTCACGACCATTGCGAAGCTGTGGGAAATCGACCCCGAGGTGCAGGTGGTGATTTGCACCGCGTATTCCGATCGGAGCTGGAACGAAATTCAGGCGGCGCTGACCGCGCGCGATCGCTGGCTGGTGCTCAAAAAACCGTTCGACAAGGTCGAGGTACTCCAGCTCGCGCAGGCGCTCACCGAAAAATGGCACCTCACGCGGCTCTCCCGGCTCCAGCTCGCCACGTTGGAGAAGCACGTCGCGGTGCGCACGGATCAGCTGCGGCATGCGGTGCAGGTGAAGAACGAGTTTCTGGCCAACATCACGCACGAACTGCTCACCCCGCTGCATGGTATCATGGGCTCGCTCGCGCTGATGAGCGAAGACGCCCTCAACGCGGACCAGGCCTCGTCCCTCGCCGACGTGCGTACCTGCGCCGAGAGTCTCAACCGGCTGCTGCAGCAGATCGTGGCGTTCAACCAGGCGGAAGCCGGCACGCTCGCGCTCGATCCGCTGCCCTGCAGCCCCGGCGATCTGCTCACGCCGGTCGCGAACGCCTACCGCGCCCGCGCGCGCCTCAAGGGCATCGCCCTGCGCACGCAGGTGGCGCCGTCACTGCCGGCCGTGCTCCGCGCGCCGGCCCCCGTGATCCGGCAGATCCTCACCGCGCTCACGGACAATGCACTCAAGTTCACGGAATGCGGGGCGATCACGATGCACGTCGGCGGCGAACCCGATTTGCTCTGCTTCACCGTTGAGGACACCGGCATCGGCATGACCGCCGAACAACTCAGCTGGGTCGGCTTGCCGTTCGCGCAGGTGGACGGTGGACTGGCCCGCCGCCAGCCGGGGATCGGGCTCGGACTCCCGCTGGCCAAACGCCTCGCCACGTCGCTCGGCGGCGAACTCACGTTGAGTTCGCAACCGGGTCGGGGCACGACTGCGACGTTCACCGCTCGGGCCGCGCCGTTGCAGTCAACTGCTCCCGCCCTGGAGGCGGCGCGGTAA
- a CDS encoding glycoside hydrolase family 3 N-terminal domain-containing protein has product MTAPAAQLDEATVQAKVAALLAQMTQEEKIGQLIQYSQPGAETGPATRSDVAKEIRAGRCGSILNAVGAEQTRAMQQLAVEHTRLKIPLIFGFDTIHGFRTIFPINLAQAASWDLAAIELSERIAATETAAAGIHWTFAPMVDITRDPRWGRVMEGSGEDPWLGSAIARARVHGFQGDDLSRLDTVLACAKHFAAYGAAQAGRDYFTTEVPEITLRDIYFPPFKAAVDAGVGSFMAAFNDLNGVPASANRWLMTDVLRHEWGFSGFVVSDWQSVKELLAHGIAADPAEAARLGLNAGVDMDMEGRIYGPQVADQIKAGAIDQRRLDEAVSAILAAKFRLGLFEDPYRYSNEQREKETMLRPEHLEVARDLARKSCVLLKNENAALPLRANAKIALIGQLAHTTRDLLGEWRGRGQEEEAISIQTALEEAFPQRVTYVEGVKTMGPDRSGFAAAIAAAEQADVVVAVMGEGWFLSGEAASRTSLDIPGVQAELLHELRQTGKPVVLVLMTGRPLALGPVVEDVDALLLAWFPGTMGGPAVVDLLTGKFNPSGKLPVTFPRNVGQVPIFYNHKMTGRPIDPKDPDYRFRSRYVDSPNSPQFPFGFGLSYTKFDYSKAKVRSKTLQPDGVQQVSVRLSNEGKREGTEVVQLYVRDVAGSVTRPVRELKGFQRVTLKPGESRDVTFTLRPMDLAFHHADMKFAPEAGEFEVFVGGDSTAPKVGGFEYRE; this is encoded by the coding sequence ATGACTGCTCCCGCCGCCCAACTCGATGAAGCCACGGTGCAAGCCAAGGTGGCGGCGTTGCTCGCGCAGATGACCCAGGAGGAAAAGATCGGCCAGTTGATCCAGTATTCCCAGCCGGGCGCCGAGACCGGTCCCGCGACGCGCTCCGATGTCGCCAAGGAAATCCGCGCCGGCCGCTGTGGCAGCATCCTCAACGCGGTCGGCGCGGAGCAGACGCGCGCGATGCAACAACTCGCCGTCGAGCACACCCGCTTGAAGATCCCGCTGATCTTCGGCTTCGATACGATCCACGGCTTTCGCACGATCTTCCCGATCAATCTCGCCCAGGCGGCCTCGTGGGATCTCGCGGCGATCGAGCTCTCCGAACGGATCGCTGCGACCGAAACTGCGGCGGCGGGGATTCACTGGACGTTCGCGCCCATGGTCGACATCACGCGCGATCCCCGCTGGGGCCGCGTCATGGAGGGGTCGGGCGAGGACCCCTGGCTCGGCAGCGCGATCGCGCGGGCACGGGTGCACGGGTTCCAAGGCGACGATCTTTCGCGACTCGATACGGTGCTGGCGTGCGCGAAGCACTTTGCGGCCTACGGCGCCGCCCAGGCCGGTCGCGACTACTTCACCACCGAGGTGCCGGAGATCACGCTGCGCGACATCTATTTTCCGCCATTCAAGGCGGCGGTGGACGCCGGGGTCGGCTCCTTCATGGCGGCGTTCAACGATCTCAATGGCGTGCCCGCGTCGGCCAATCGCTGGCTCATGACCGACGTGCTGCGTCATGAGTGGGGTTTTAGTGGCTTCGTCGTCTCCGATTGGCAGTCCGTCAAGGAACTGCTCGCGCACGGCATCGCCGCTGATCCGGCCGAAGCCGCGCGGCTGGGATTGAACGCCGGCGTCGACATGGACATGGAGGGCCGGATCTATGGCCCGCAGGTGGCTGATCAGATCAAGGCGGGGGCGATCGATCAGCGGAGGCTCGACGAGGCGGTGTCCGCCATTCTCGCGGCGAAGTTCCGGTTGGGGCTGTTCGAGGATCCGTATCGTTACAGCAACGAGCAGCGCGAAAAAGAGACGATGCTGCGACCGGAACATCTCGAGGTGGCGCGGGATCTCGCGCGGAAGTCCTGCGTGCTGCTGAAGAACGAAAACGCCGCGTTGCCGCTCCGGGCCAACGCGAAGATCGCGCTGATCGGCCAGCTCGCGCATACGACGCGCGACCTGCTGGGCGAATGGCGCGGCCGCGGCCAAGAGGAGGAGGCGATTTCGATTCAAACCGCATTGGAGGAAGCCTTCCCGCAACGCGTCACTTACGTCGAAGGGGTGAAGACGATGGGCCCCGACCGCTCTGGTTTCGCCGCGGCCATCGCGGCGGCGGAGCAGGCGGATGTCGTCGTGGCCGTGATGGGCGAAGGTTGGTTCCTCAGCGGCGAGGCGGCGAGCCGCACGAGTCTCGACATCCCCGGCGTGCAGGCGGAGTTGCTCCACGAACTGCGGCAAACCGGCAAGCCGGTCGTCCTCGTGTTGATGACCGGCCGACCGCTGGCGCTTGGACCCGTGGTCGAGGACGTCGATGCGCTGCTGCTGGCGTGGTTTCCCGGCACGATGGGCGGCCCGGCGGTCGTCGATTTGCTGACGGGAAAGTTCAACCCGTCGGGAAAACTGCCGGTGACGTTCCCGCGCAACGTGGGACAAGTGCCGATTTTCTATAATCACAAAATGACGGGCCGGCCGATCGATCCGAAGGATCCCGATTACCGATTCCGGTCCCGCTATGTCGATTCGCCGAACTCACCGCAGTTTCCGTTTGGGTTTGGCCTGTCCTACACGAAATTCGACTACTCGAAGGCCAAGGTGCGGAGCAAGACGCTGCAGCCTGATGGCGTGCAGCAGGTGAGCGTGCGGCTGAGCAACGAAGGCAAGCGCGAAGGCACCGAGGTGGTGCAACTCTACGTGCGCGACGTCGCCGGTTCGGTCACCCGGCCGGTGCGCGAGTTGAAAGGGTTTCAGCGTGTCACCCTGAAGCCCGGCGAATCACGCGACGTGACGTTCACCTTGCGACCGATGGATCTCGCGTTTCACCACGCCGACATGAAGTTCGCCCCGGAGGCAGGCGAGTTCGAGGTGTTCGTCGGCGGCGACTCGACTGCGCCAAAAGTCGGCGGGTTCGAATATCGGGAGTGA
- a CDS encoding DUF933 domain-containing protein, producing the protein MKICLYGVPGTVVGKHPLKDPRLDTAHKLVAADKKTYAAVDVTGDDGLAECDAIVATDSSALELVLQDLEFVETRLGRDATDAEKLVLERMKTDLEAGRCLSACAYTAADWEAVNASGLITRKPVVIATAEEVNQPDPLLVRAVAATGWISFLTVGGKENRAWLIRQGATAWEAGGAIHTDIHKGFIRAEIIGWADFVTAGGETQAKRAGKLRLETKQYVMQDYDLVNFRFNKTG; encoded by the coding sequence ATGAAAATCTGTCTTTACGGCGTGCCCGGCACCGTCGTGGGGAAACATCCGCTCAAAGACCCGCGGCTCGACACCGCCCACAAGCTCGTCGCGGCCGACAAGAAGACCTACGCGGCGGTGGACGTGACGGGAGACGACGGGCTGGCCGAGTGCGATGCCATTGTCGCCACGGACAGCAGCGCCTTGGAGCTTGTCCTGCAGGATCTGGAGTTTGTCGAGACACGGCTCGGTCGCGATGCCACCGATGCAGAGAAGCTGGTGCTCGAACGCATGAAAACGGACCTCGAGGCGGGCCGCTGCCTCAGCGCGTGCGCCTACACCGCCGCCGATTGGGAAGCGGTGAACGCGAGCGGACTGATCACACGCAAACCGGTCGTGATCGCGACGGCAGAAGAAGTGAATCAACCCGACCCGCTCCTGGTGAGAGCCGTCGCGGCGACAGGGTGGATTTCATTTCTCACGGTCGGCGGCAAAGAAAACCGCGCGTGGTTGATCCGCCAGGGCGCGACGGCTTGGGAGGCGGGCGGCGCCATTCACACGGATATCCACAAGGGGTTCATTCGCGCTGAGATCATCGGCTGGGCCGATTTTGTGACGGCGGGTGGCGAGACGCAGGCCAAGCGCGCCGGCAAGCTGCGACTGGAGACGAAACAGTACGTGATGCAGGACTACGATCTCGTGAACTTCCGGTTCAACAAGACCGGTTGA